One Brassica oleracea var. oleracea cultivar TO1000 chromosome C7, BOL, whole genome shotgun sequence genomic window carries:
- the LOC106305612 gene encoding uncharacterized protein LOC106305612, translating into MYPFERYMYHLKQKVKNKARIGGSIVAQCVNEEISYVTNNYIAPSTVQVPEKDVNEIRFTYKYLDVPIMFQQEGRISGKSSSAWLNDEDYNILQTFLLLNCEVFEPYERMFEEYMMDNHPNITSNDMTRAKDEKFAMWCKDYINNASKSFEFPLWMLEFVQGPKHQITSWPMYYSRGYHYHTQSHGQNKKTMNFGVCVPGTTETEYFGLIEEIFMIEYHGAVGLKAMIFKCHWFNIDQGIRRHPSGIVDVCPQMHYDKYDPFILPEQCDQVCYVPYPRLRSRREEWWTTIKVMPRGFFETKEVSQNAIQNNIVDHVIPSTNIVRVEAHAVQDDSNYEPMPMINPEDEYLSENDFIDQYDEYSDSDSHSD; encoded by the exons ATGTATCCGTTTGAACGATACATGTATCATCTGAAACAAAAGGTTAAAAACAAAGCCAGGATCGGAGGATCAATAGTGGCTCAGTGTGTGAATGAAGAAATTTCTTACGTGACAAATAATTATATTGCACCTTCAACAGTTCAAGTCCCTGAAAAAGATGTCAACGAAATCAGATTCACTTACAAATATCTTGATGTTCCAATAATGTTCCAGCAAGAAGGAAGAATCAGTGGAAAATCAAGTAGTGCATGGTTAAATGATGAAGATTATAATATTCTTCAGACATTTTTATTGCTCAACTGTGAAGTATTTGAACCATATGAGAG GATGTTTGAAGAATATATGATGGATAACCACCCAAACATAACTTCTAACGATATGACAAGAGCAAAAGATGAAAAATTTGCAATGTGGTGTAAAGATTAC ATTAACAATGCTAGCAAATCATTTGAATTTCCATTGTGGATGTTGGAATTTGTACAAGGTCCAAAGCACCAAATCACGTCATGGCCTATGTATTATTCGAGAGGATATCATTACCACACACAAAGCCATGGACAAAATAAAAAGACAATGAATTTTGGTGTTTGTGTTCCTGGAACTACTGAGACCGAGTATTTTGGACTTATCGAAGAAATATTCATGATAGAGTATCATGGTGCCGTTGGGTTAAAAGCCATGATTTTTAAATGTCATTGGTTCAACATCGATCAAGGAATACGAAGACATCCATCTGGCATTGTTGATGTTTGCCCACAAATGCATTATGACAAGTACGATCCTTTTATATTACCAGAACAATGTGATCAAGTATGTTATGTTCCTTATCCTCGTCTACGATCAAGAAGAGAAGAATGGTGGACAACAATAAAAGTTATGCCAAGAGGATTTTTTGAAACTAAAGAAGTTTCTCAAAATGCAATACAAAACAATATTGTTGATCATGTGATACCATCCACTAATATTGTGCGAGTCGAAGCACATGCAGTCCAAGATGATTCAAATTACGAACCGATGCCAATGATTAATCCAGAAGATGAATATTTATCTGAAAATGATTTTATCGATCAGTATGACGAATATTCTGATTCAGATTCGCATTCGGACTAA
- the LOC106304998 gene encoding uncharacterized protein LOC106304998, giving the protein MAVRLVTIWLFIVLAVIIVASPSPVFSRKLLEMKKQENLTVREEEKSHMPHVTKTTTLTALPKGKIPNSTPSKKGHAAVISTVKLRSRHLSTVSRFLQSVPSPGVGH; this is encoded by the coding sequence ATGGCCGTACGTTTAGTGACGATCTGGCTTTTCATAGTCTTAGCCGTCATCATCGTGGCCTCGCCGTCGCCTGTTTTTTCAAGAAAGCTGTTGGAGATGAAGAAACAAGAGAACTTGACGGTGAGAGAGGAAGAAAAGAGTCACATGCCTCACGTGACCAAAACCACTACCCTAACTGCTCTGCCAAAGGGCAAAATCCCAAACTCGACGCCGAGCAAAAAGGGTCATGCCGCCGTCATCTCCACCGTAAAACTCCGATCTCGACATCTCTCCACCGTTAGCCGGTTTCTTCAATCCGTTCCCAGTCCCGGTGTTGGCCATTGA
- the LOC106302718 gene encoding uncharacterized protein LOC106302718 (The sequence of the model RefSeq protein was modified relative to this genomic sequence to represent the inferred CDS: added 204 bases not found in genome assembly), giving the protein MGDFFQSREWMYKRLKRSDHSLCGKFIEGVNTFISFACNQAFFLECGKLFCPCKKCKNQKYRDVDTVTKHLMLKGFTENYYLWTHHGENWQYNDGEASGSHHVMEHEPWGDYSNNVPMEDQYHDSNTDFNMLPGDASFPENVQEPAYEEKHDAVFQALEAANQPLYEGCTDEISQLYLASKVMNWKTNFNLSEECLDEITETFKAVLPSPNIAPKSYYETKKLTRSLGLPCHKIDVCEDNCMLFWKGEDSKLLHCRFCKKDRYEPNVGRSGKKIPKQRMFYLPITDRLKRLYQSETTASQMRWHAEHVSPEGQMHHPSDGRAWKHFKEVYPNFASESRNVYLGLSTDGFNPIGMNGQSYSVWPVIVTPYNLPPGVCMKREYFFLSILVPGPKHPKKSLDIYLQPLIEELQNLWSEGVEAYDVSRKEKFTMRAALMWTINDFPAYGMLSGWMTHGRLACPYCMDETNSFWLPNGKKHSWFDCHRKFLPEGHPYRRNVKDFLKGKTVHDDPPPWLNGEEILHERINNIRGLRKTVDCGGKGHDNPTRSIEGYGVDHNWVKKRIFWELPYWENLLLRHNLDFMHIEKNFFDNLVNTVLNVPGKTKDSKNSRMDLPLFCRRPELEISQDGRVPIPIFRLSKEGKEKFLTWLKTDIKFPDGYVSKFSHCVNLNSGKISGLKSHDCHVIMQRLLPIAFAELLPKPVHTAISDIALFFRDISAKILKIEDVARLKENIAIMLCNLEKIFPPAFFDVMEHLPVHLPDEALLGGPVQYR; this is encoded by the exons AAACATCTTATGTTGAAAGGATTTACAGAAAATTATTACTTGTGGACGCATCACGGAGAAAATTGGCAATACAATGATGGTGAAGCATCAGGAAGTCATCATGTGATGGAGCATGAACCATGGGGTGATTATTCTAACAATGTTCCAATGGAGGATCAGTACCATGATTCCAATACAGATTTTAATATGTTACCCGGTGATGCTAGTTTTCCAGAAAACGTCCAAGAGCCAGCTTACGAAGAAAAACATGATGCTGTTTTTCAAGCGTTAGAAGCGGCAAATCAACCTTTATACGAGGGGTGTACTGATGAAATTTCTCAACTGTATTTGGCCTCAAAAGTGATGAATTGGAAAACCAATTTTAATCTTTCAGAGGAATGTCTGGATGAAATTACTGAAACCTTTAAAGCTGTTCTTCCGTCGCCTAATATTGCGCCTAAATCGTACTACGAGACAAAGAAGTTAACGCGGTCTCTAGGGTTGCCATGTCATAAGATTGATGTGTGCGAGGATAATTGTATGCTATTTTGGAAAGGGGAAGATAGTAAGTTACTACATTGTCGCTTTTGTAAAAAAGACCGTTATGAACCAAATGTCGGCCGATCAGGGAAGAAAATACCAAAGCAAAGGATGTTTTATCTGCCTATTACGGATCGGTTGAAGCGATTGTACCAATCAGAAACGACAGCTTCACAAATGAGGTGGCATGCTGAACATGTGTCCCCCGAAGGACAAATGCATCATCCCTCAGATGGAAGAGCATGGAAGCATTTTAAAGAGGTATATCCTAATTTTGCTTCTGAGAGTCGCAATGTTTATCTGGGTTTATCAACCGATGGATTTAATCCAATTGGTATGAATGGACAATCATATTCTGTATGGCCCGTCATCGTGACACCATACAATTTACCCCCCGGAGTGTGCATGAAAAGGGAATATTTCTTCCTCTCTATATTAGTGCCAGGGCCAAAGCATCCAAAGAAAAGCTTGGATATATATCTGCAACCGTTGATTGAAGAATTACAAAATTTATGGAGTGAAGGGGTGGAGGCTTACGATGTCTCACGAAAAGAAAAATTCACGATGCGAGCGGCCTTGATGTGGACAATTAACGATTTTCCAGCATACGGGATGTTATCTGGATGGATGACCCATGGAAGGTTGGCTTGTCCGTATTGTATGGATGAGACCAATTCGTTTTGGTTACCAAACGGTAAAAAACACAGTTGGTTTGATTGTCATAGAAAGTTTTTGCCTGAAGGACATCCTTATAGGCGGAATGTTAAAGATTTCTTAAAAGGTAAAACTGTCCATGATGATCCTCCACCATGGTTAAACGGAGAGGAAATATTACATGAAAGAATAAATAATATACGTGGACTGCGTAAAACAGTTGATTGTGGAGGCAAAGGACATGACAATCCTACTCGATCTATTGAAGGGTATGGTGTTGATCATAATTGGGTGAAGAAGAGGATCTTTTGGGAGTTACCTTATTGGGAGAACCTACTTCTTCGACACAATCTTGATTTTATGCATATAGAAAAAAATTTCTTTGATAATCTGGTTAACACAGTGCTAAATGTACCTGGGAAGACAAAGGATAGCAAAAACTCAAGGATGGATCTCCCTTTGTTTTGCAGAAGACCCGAGTTAGAGATTTCCCAAGATGGAAGAGTGCCTATTCCAATCTTTAGATTGTCGAAGGAAGGCAAAGAAAAATTTCTAACATGGTTGAAGACCGATATTAAATTTCCAGATGGGTATGTTTCGAAATTTTCACATTGTGTTAATTTGAACAGTGGAAAGATATCAGGATTAAAAAGCCATGACTGTCATGTCATCATGCAACGACTTCTCCCAATTGCATTTGCGGAACTTCTTCCAAAACCTGTTCATACGGCAATTTCAG ATATCGCACTCTTCTTTCGAGATATATCTGCCAAAATCTTGAAGATTGAAGATGTTGCTAGACTGAAAGAAAATATTGCAATTATGCTTTGCAATCTTGAAAAAATATTTCCACCGGCATTCTTTGATGTGATGGAACATCTACCTGTCCATCTCCCAGATGAAGCTTTACTAGGTGGTCCGGTCCAATATAGGTAG